In a genomic window of Atribacterota bacterium:
- a CDS encoding protein phosphatase 2C domain-containing protein codes for GVAFQIGDGLILAVYEDESQPLVEVSDFEVGETAVLTQWNWKEWLRWRFFPWEESLRAIFLMTDGVADDCLYTPPEDTLQRFGQDLVRELKGVLDEEAAARKFLYWLSEYKAPSSFDDRTLLALYR; via the coding sequence GGGGTGTGGCGTTCCAAATTGGTGACGGGCTGATTCTCGCGGTTTATGAAGACGAAAGTCAACCCCTGGTTGAGGTGAGCGATTTTGAGGTTGGTGAGACAGCGGTGCTGACCCAGTGGAATTGGAAAGAGTGGTTACGATGGCGGTTTTTCCCATGGGAAGAGTCTCTTAGGGCAATTTTTCTCATGACCGATGGTGTGGCTGATGATTGCCTCTATACGCCGCCTGAGGATACCCTGCAGCGCTTTGGACAGGATCTCGTGCGGGAACTCAAGGGGGTATTGGATGAGGAAGCCGCTGCTCGGAAGTTCCTCTACTGGCTCAGTGAGTATAAGGCTCCTTCGAGTTTTGACGACCGCACACTCCTTGCGCTCTACCGATGA
- a CDS encoding protein phosphatase 2C domain-containing protein — MCSSIFPESVAHVTGFIVGDRVISRAFPTHPDWSAGFGKHNGFSFIGASAVGQLHLREGRRREDCFLLRSKGEWLLGLVADGVGSARLGGFGASLAVNFFAEEVLGGLAVMGGHTGSSQKDRAKRRWRGYGTRLSPVRAGEGVGTLSWYRQFKVQYDGDGHPWSENECLEWIIRALERTHDFLLATAQRENEQARALATTLLGVLFDTFSPR, encoded by the coding sequence ATGTGCTCCAGTATATTCCCTGAAAGTGTCGCCCATGTTACGGGTTTTATCGTCGGTGATCGGGTGATTTCCCGGGCTTTTCCCACCCATCCTGACTGGAGTGCTGGTTTTGGAAAACACAATGGGTTTTCATTTATAGGGGCAAGTGCGGTGGGACAACTCCACCTTCGGGAGGGACGAAGACGAGAAGACTGCTTTCTTTTGCGTTCCAAAGGAGAGTGGCTTTTGGGTTTGGTTGCTGATGGGGTTGGTTCAGCACGCCTTGGTGGTTTTGGGGCTTCACTTGCCGTCAATTTCTTCGCCGAAGAGGTTCTGGGTGGTCTTGCGGTGATGGGTGGACATACTGGTAGTTCGCAAAAGGACAGGGCAAAAAGACGCTGGCGAGGATATGGTACCAGACTCTCGCCGGTGCGTGCGGGCGAAGGGGTGGGAACCCTTTCCTGGTATCGTCAGTTCAAAGTGCAGTATGATGGTGATGGTCATCCGTGGTCGGAAAATGAGTGTTTGGAATGGATTATCCGGGCTTTAGAGAGAACGCATGATTTTCTTCTTGCCACGGCCCAGCGGGAAAATGAACAAGCGCGGGCGCTCGCCACAACCCTTCTCGGAGTTCTGTTCGATACGTTTTCACCTCG